AACTATTATATGTTCTACTATTTCATATGCTTTGATTCCATGTGTAAATTTATTGAAGGATACACAGAACCAAGTTCTAGTTTTTCTTGTGGTTATATACTCAACATTGTTAATATTAGTGCTATCTTTCAGGCTGAAGGGAACAGTCATAATATCGCTCCCAGCAAAAGCTCAAGAAGTAAAGGAAAAGCTGGAATCTCAGGCAAGGTTGATTCAGCAGACAATTTGTACTCTTTTATTTTCCTATGTCTGAAATCACCAAGGTCCCTACCACGCAAGCAAATATTGAGAAGAGTTTCTCAGTTTTCTGAAGTATTCATGTTAATTCTGGCAGTTATAATAGTGCCATGCGCTAAAAGGAATTGTAGTCATAGACTCTTAGTGTTTATTAGATACTTGAATCAATGATTTCTGTAACTGTAAGTCAACACATCACCATTGTGTAAATCTATTGAAGGATACAAAGTGTCAGGTTCAAATATTTCTTTCATTTTATCTTGTGGATATATATTCAACAGACTGTTTGTTATCATCTCTTTTGTCCTGCAGGCTGAAAGAAATGGTCATGTTACTTCTACCTCCAATAACTTGGGAACAAGTGAAGAAAAAGCTGGTATCTCGGGCAAGGTTGATTCAGGAGACAATTCATGCTTTGTTCCCTTGTCTGAAATCATCAATGTGCCTACACGATTGCAACGAAATCTTGAGAAGAGGAAGATGGAATCAACTAGCAGCCCTGTGAGGCAAGCTTGTTCTCCAACAGACCAAGTCAAGGTAGAAACTATACACAAAGCTGATTGTGTTTATCTTGTCTAATTTTTAGACCTAATCAACAGTAGCAGGGGCCTTGAAAAAGGATCTACTTGTCAGATCCATTGAATTGATTGTGTAGCCTCAACATGtttgcaggagagcatgtcacCTACAAGCAAGTCTTGTTTGTGGACAGATTTGAGCCATCCAATAAACAATGAAGTCATCGCTGGATGGCAAGCTGCTTCCCAGATAGATAGTGGTGCCTGCGCTGAAGAGCAAGCTGCTCCTCATATGGATACTGGTGCCTGCGCTGAAGAGCAAGCTGCTCCTCATATGGATACTGGTGCCTGTGCCGAAGAGCAAGCTGCTCCTTTGGTGGATGTTGGGGCCTCAGATTATCAGCCTTTCCTGGATGTGATTGATGAGATGTGTGGACTTGAATGTAGGCTGCAGAAGctgaagaagaacatgctgtCATCAGGAGCAGTGGGCTGTGGTAATGGTGGGAGTGACATGAAAAACCAAGCTGTGGTGCTCGTGCCATCCGCTGAGCTCAAGGAAAAAGCGTAGCTTGGCGCTTTATCTGGGCATTGCCCATAGGTTTTATATAGCAGATAACTGTATAGAGaaccaagaaagaaaaaaaggaaacaagAAACAGACAAGTGCCGGCTTACATAGCATACTGTCAGAGTGCTCTGGGGCCTCGGCATTACTAATAGGCGTCTGGTAGTCTAATGAGCCAGAAACATACCTTCGGTGCCTTGGAATTTTCATGTTCTAGATCAGAGGTGGACTTGTTAGCAAAGTTGTTCTTATGACCTGATGGTTGTACCAAGCACACTGATCTCAACCGGTCATTTAATTTCAAAGAGAGATCTTTAACAATCAAGCACGATTCCCCTGTGCTGTCGCGTGACAATGTGTGTGCTGTACAAATTTTGTTTGTTTTACTGCCGTTTGAATGATGAAGCTTTGCCCTGTTGTAGTCCTGTTAGAATTCGCTCCTGGAAACTGCTGGTGACACAAATCAGTAACGTACCGTGTCCATTTAATCTTAAGACACAGGAAATAATCAGATTGCAGAAACTGCCTAGTGCCTAACACCCACCGGTTCGTGTATCAGGAAATGGATCATGTCATCATGTTGATGTTGCAATACCATCACACTATCTAAGACCAGGCAGCCCTAGAAAAAGAGATTTCCTCGGCGAGATAGATCTCCAGCTCCAAAACCCAGCCAAAAATTTACGTGACAACATTTTTTTTCAAGCAGTCAAATTGGCTGGAGCAGCGAGAGGGAAAAGGCTGGCTACTGGATAAGAGCCTAGAAGGAGGCCAGGCCAGGCCATCCTTTTTCACCCATGGTCCGTGACCACTGACATCCTTGTGCTGCACACGCAGCAGCATCAGCCAACTTAGCGCGTGGTCTCGCGTTATCCGGAGGGAACGGAGGATGGTTTAGGGGTCCAAGTGTGCGCGCTGCGCTCCATGCAATGCAATCCCCTCTGTTGTGTTAGGGGACGCGCGGGACTAGGGCCGGGATAAGATGGGCAGCTCATGGTCGGTCATGGGTGTTCTTGCCGATGGGGACGGCAGATATGTATCCTCGCTTGGAACCTTGTGGTgggtgttcttttttttttgcgaaagggaAGATTGTATTAAACAGAGGAGGTACAGTACATCCCTGCCATATTGAGAACACCCTGGCACAAAGAAAAAATACGCACGCACCCCAGGAAGTCCTCAGCCCTATCCTCAACGCCGACACCTCCAGACCATCGCCGGAGTCCGGCCGTCACCTCCATCCGCCTCGTCGAGGAACTCTGTGACAGCCCGTGGCCAGTTGGGCCGGGCTGAATTCGAGTTACTGTAGCGCGAAAAATACTGTAGCTCCGGCGCAGTGTTCCTAGTTTAGTCCATACGGGAAACCGAACGCGAGCgagaccagcttaaatagccggaTCGCGGGAAGCTAATAATTCCGGCTGTAGTTTTTTGTGCGAAGCGAGgatgaaagcgcaagagagttatttagcaggtgtggtttactcaaaatGTAGgctagatcttagccgttatcccgggccgggtcgttacagggaTATCAGAGCCATACTttcgcggtttcacgccacgtacgggcagaagtgcgcgtACATGAGCACGTCGGCGCGTGGGAACACAGATGCCAACAGCATGTGGACGGACACACATGGGCTGCTAGCAGCCACGGGCGTGGCACATGGGATCGTAGTAgtagacgtatgggacgtggcccACCGTATGGGACGTGGCCCAAGAGAGGGGATCCTGCTCCTTTGTCCCGTATGGGTAAGCTGGTTCGATGtctcgacgaggacgtcgagtccTCAATGGGGGGTGACTGTGACAGCCCGTGGCCAGTTGGGCCGGGCTGAATTCGAGTACTGTAGCGCGAAAAATACTGTAGCTCCGGCACAGTGTTCCCAGTTTAGTCCCATACGGGAAACCGAACGCGAGCAAGACCATCTTAAATAGCCGGATCGCGGGAAGCTAATAATTCCGGCTGTagctttttgcgcgaagcgaggacgaaagcgcaagagagttatttagcaggtgtggtttactcaaaatgtagagtagatcttagccgttatctcgGGCCGGATCGTTACAAACTCCAAAGCTTTGGTTCAGCTGCATCAGCCCACGCTGTAACATCACAGCGCTTTGACTCCGTTGAAAGAACATCAGCAATTCCATCGacaaggagaaaggaagaagcAATCCGCCACCGGCGACGCACACCTCGCCGGCCAGAAGAAAGCTCCGCGACTGCCGAGGACATCAGCAGCCCGGAAGAGAACCCCCACGCAGGGAAATCCTGTCGCCTCCCTTTCGCAAGGAAGACACAGACAGCAAACAAACAAAAGCCTAACCTCCAATATGAAGCAGGGGCAGATCTGGCGCCGTCACCGTTTCGCACTGCTCGGCGCCAGTGATTGGTGACGGCCGGATTTGATGTGCTTTTGGGGGATCTTTGCATACTTcctccattctaaattattaatcgttttatttttctataaatatatAGGCTTTGCAAAGCACCTACTCCATCCGTCCTGAAATATAAATTATTTTGATTtgccaaattgttctaaatttgaccaaattaataaaataataatattctGAATGTTTCGTAATTTACTTCCTTGATGTGTTATATGTTAGTATCCCGTTTTTTGTAAATTTGAACAGATTTAGACTACTTTGATTTAGGATAGAATAAAATATCTTACATTTTAGGATGGAGTGATATAAACAATATATATGTAGCCAAGtatattaattttttaaatataaaataactaataatttagGATGGAGGGAGCAGTTTGTTTGAGAGTGATAAGTTATTGGACGTGGGAAATGGTACAGACTTGAGGCAGCAGGCTCTTTTACAGAGCACGCCAATCTGTTTCTGCTTTTTGTTTTTAACCACGACCGCCAGACTAGATAGTACTTCTCCGTAGTTTTAGGTTCCCGTGGGTCAAACTTTTATTTGACTTTGACCGTTAACGTAGAATTTGTACAAACGCTGACAAGATAAGATAAGATAGATGCTTTCAACATGTACTTAATTATCATTCCAAAGCGCGGTGACAGATGGTGATGTTTGATTTGTGGAGTTTGCAGTAGCTGAGTGCTGGCTTGGTATCTGAGTGGTGCACACAGCTTGTTTGTTAAGCTGCTTGATGTTAGGTTGCCGTTGAGTTGCTTCGTGTTCGAAGCCGGTGTTTTTCCTGTTTATTGTATTGTCCGGTCTACAACTTTCATCTTCTTGTTAATACAATCGGCAGCTCTCTTGTTTGGTTAAAAAATCATCACTATTAGAAACATGGTATATTTAATTTTGTCGTGATTATGGGTTAAAGATTCACCCAGTAAAACCGTGTCGATATCGTTTGACCCTAGGAGGAGCTGCATTTTTCGTATATACTAGAGGCCCTGTGGCCTGCATGCAGGAGAGAGCACACAACTACCTCCGTCCGCGGTGTGTACTAGTACGTACTACCTGGGCTTGTGCACGGTCTGATCCGTGGGAAGTTCGCACAGGCATAAAGCAGACGGAGCCGACGACGACGCACGGTGACCACGCGGTGGGGTCCACTAGTCGGCGACTGTCCCCCCGGGCCCCGGCTCCGTCTCCGCGGCGGTGTGACTATTGCAGGCACCCACGCACCACGGGTCGTCGGCAGCGCAGCCGGAATCTGCGTCGCCGCACAGTGCTGCGTCGACGCAGCCGCGCCCTGGACCAAGCAATGCAAAAGcaaaactctctctctctctctctctctctctctctctctctctctctctgggtgTCTTCCTGTGCAGTGCAGCGGTGATGATCAAGCACTGTCCTGGCAGGCACTGTAGATCTGGATCgattgcattgcatatatacATGCTCACATGCATCGATCGTTGCGAGTTTTTGGTTGCATCGGGGCAGCACGCACGCCCTTGGCCGCTTGcgtatcatcatcatcatcttccccATCAGATCGATCAAGATCCATGGACGGACGACGGACGAGCCGCCGATCGCCGAACAGGTCATGCAGCGACAGCCCAGCATCATGCGGCCACGCCGGCTTTTTTTCCTCCCCGGCGACAGCCCAGCAGAAAAGGATAACTGTCACAGCCCAGCAACAGCGGCAACTGCAAGCCTGCAAAGGAGAGGAGCCTTTGGCGGTTTGCCTGCAACGGCAAAGGCCTTGCAGCGCGTCAAAAGGCACCATCCACCGCTCcggcagctccagcagcagctACCAGAATGCAGACTACTTTCTTTTTTGAGTAAATAACACCTCAGGTCCCGAACTTGTAGTGAAATTTCGTTTAGATCtccaaactctcaaatcgtCCATCTGGGTCTCTAGAGTATATTAAGTGTTTCACGAGGGGTCCCAAAACCGTCACGCGTGCATCCGAAGCCGACGTGCCATGTCACGTGGTGCCACGGCGGCAAACATTTGAAAAAATATCTTAAATTTATTTATCTTCTCATATTTGGttctttctccctctcttctcctctctctcccatcTCTCACCAGCTCATCCACCGGAGCTGGCCGCCGTCGCACCGCTCTCtctcccccacgcgccgcccGTCCCTGCCCCTCCCCACATCGGCAGCAAACGAGCTCCTCTCCGCCCTCTTCTACACCGGCACCACCACTCCCGGCCATCAGCCATGAGCCGCGCATAGCTCATCCGCCGGAGATGGCCGCTCTCTTTCCCCCACATGCCACCCGTCCCTACCCCTCCCAACACCAGCGGCCGTACGCCGGTGTTCGTCACCTGGCTGGCCACTTGGCCGCGCCTCCGGCCAAACCACCATGCGCCCCTGGTTTTCTCCGCGAAACCATCTTCCTGGCGTTGTTTGAGCTTGCCACGTGCCCCTGCCTGCTGTCTGCTCGCCACGGCGCcatggcaggccggccggccactgcCCACGTCCCTAATCGCCCCTGCCTGAGCTGCCCCGGCCGAGTCCTCCCCAGCTCGCCGAGTCTTTGGGCGCATTCCTTCGAGGCTAAGCCTCCCCTGAGCCCCTCCCCCTCATAGAACACCCCCACGGCCACCATTGCTGGCCACCAATCTTGCACTGCATAACCCCCTCTCCACCCCACCTCGACCCAATTCGAGCCCCCAGGCAGCTTCACCTCACCCCCAAGGAGCTCCCCGACTCTTTCCCCCACGCCTAGCCCTGCCAGAACTCCGCCAgggaggccgccgcccgccatggccaccggccTTGCCTGAGCACCGTGGACAACCCCCTTCCGACCTCCCTCAACCCAATTTGATCCCGGGAACGGATCGCCCTGGTCCTCGTGAAGCTCCTAAGCCCGACCACCGCTGCTCCCCTTCACCGGAGACCACCACGCCGTGCACCACCCTCGCCGGAGATCTGCTCCACGCTGACGAGCCCCACTCCGGCCATCTCCCGACGAACCGAGCCCACCCAGAGGTAGCCCTTGAgcccctctctcttctcccctACAGGCCCCCACCGTCGGCGACTCTCCTCACCGGGAATCGGCATGCGGGATGCAGGTCAGTGCGCGGAGCAGGGCGAGCGGGCGTGCAGGGCGATGCGCTGGGGTGGAGTAGGAGcaaggcggcgcggcgcggcgaggctcgTGCGCACGCCAGCCTGCAAGCGCCACGGCGCGCGCTGTGGccgaggcacggcggcggcggccagcatgCAGCGCGACGCAACGCAGGGCACACGGGCGTGCAGGCCggtgggcggaggcggagcaggaGCAGGGCGACTCGGTGAGGCTCGCGCGGGCGCGCATAGGTGCGTGCTATGGCCGGGGTGCAGCGGCGATGCCCAGCAGGCCGCGCGGCAGCGTGCTCGGTGAGGAGGCCCGTGCAGCCTGTGCGGCGGTGGGTGAGGTGCGGCGACGGCCTGCGGGGGCGGCAGTAGGGGCAGAAGGAGGCACGACGGCGGCCTGCAGGGgctgcagcaggggcagaaggtggcgcggcggccggaggggaTGGTGGCGCCGGGAGGatgcggagagagagagattggtgagggagagagagggagagagaaatgaCTAAATATGAGaagataaaaaaatttagagTCTTTTTTGCAAATATTCGCTACAGTGGCGCCATGTGGCATGCCACGTCGGCTTCGGATGCACGCATGACGCGTTTGGGACCCCCCGTGAAACACTTAATGTACTTTAGGGACTCAGATGgacgatttgagagtttagggacctaaGCGGAACTTCACTACAAGTTTGGGGACCTgaggtgcaatttactcttctttttttcttttccaaagatCATGCAAACTACTTGCACGGCTGCTGCTAAAACCACTACTGCTGTTGCAGCCTGCAGGAGCTATTTCGTGTAACAAAAAGTGCGATCTGGTGAAAGGAAATTTAAACTGGCACAAATTAAGGTCACATATGGTCAAATATAATTCATCGtttttttgaaagataaaaattCACCATCAAACTGCAGACTGCTGTTATCCAGCTCATACATATTACAGCACTCCAGTTTCCATttccttttctccttcctctttaATTATTTCTCCAAATAAAAGATCTACATACAGAAATAGATGACACTTGCTACAATAATTCTCTGCACACATGCTGTGTTGTTAGTATTAGGGTGTGGTCACCTCTGGCTCTTCTGCTCAGGCTCGAGCTAGCAACGTTGTTTTCTCTGTCTGGCTGCCTCTGGCAAAGCCCAAATCTGAGCATTTCCACCCCAGACATGCCCTCATTTCCCTCTTGTTTTCTTGTGGCCCCCCATCCGCCGTGGTACCACCATTTGGGCAAGGGCTCGTGCCGCCATACACCTCTCGCCCTTCGCCATGCCACGGATCTCACTTAATTCATTTGGCGCTATAGCGACAATCATCTAACCGCCATGCACGCATATCGCCATGATATTTTCCGTATGGGAAATCTTCTCACAAGCTTGGTACCTAGCTTGAAATATCCAATCTAGCTAGCTGGTGGTCAAATGCAGCAAGTGAGTATATGTCCACAAGTACATGTACTCGTGTCCTACGGATAAGCGCGTACCGACTCATCCGAGACGCGTGAGTGTATtattattttctcttttttcccccCTCTTTTCATGTGTGTAGCATTATTACTGGACATCAGTATGGCCTTCAAAAAGATACTAAATTGGTTTTTCGGTTTCCGGTGGTGTAATGTATTTCTTTGTTTTGTAAGGATAGTAGTATAGTATATCGCAAAAAAGGGGCAGTAGTATAGTAATGTATTTGATAAGCATAATTAAATACAACAAAATGAAGACATGAAGCTAGTTTATTACGATATGTTCATATATATAAATGTTGTTAGTGGATGTTGAACTAAATATTCTGTTTTTCCAGTACAATTATCTCCGCAAATGTATCTCTAGGAGATAGTTTATTACGATATGTTCAGAGAAATGTATCGCCGTCGCTggataaatgaaaaaaaaagtatatatgTCTCCTTTTCTCCTATCCATTTAAATTTTGTGGCCCTTGGAGAAGATGTTCGCACATACGTCATCAACAAAGGAGAGCCGTAAAAGAAGCCTAGTACGACCACTACAAAACAGACAAAACATCTAGAAATAGCTGGCCACAAATGCAACACACATCTGTTAGACAGTAGGTTCTAGCTGTTCTAGACACAGCAGCTTGATGATGAGCCTATCTGAATCCCTTTGCAGACCGTGTACTATGATTGGCTGATACATCCTGACCATTCAGGATTTTGTAAAACTACTGCatgtcgtgttggaattttggTGGCAACACCGCTAAAGAGATATTTATCTTCTGCCACATAAATATCTCAAAAGGTAAATAAAAGGCTAATAATGTACATGCACTTAACTAGATCAAGTTATATTTGCAAATCAAGTATGTTCTATTTTTTTAATACACAAAACATACCATATTGTTGATTTCTAATCAGTTTGGCTTTTGCTATTATGCATGTGCTATCAGTTATCAATTATAATAGTTGAGGAACTGTGCATGCTGATTCCACAATATCGAGTGACTTGATCCCTAGCTCTAAGAATTTCTAAAAATGAGCCACCAACCACAAAGCGACACTTTTGATGTAAAAATAAAATATCTTGCAACAAAGATCCTGCAGCTAGGCTGGCCCTACCAGggacaaaggaaaaaaaaaacctcaTCCTAAACAATGAGCCAAGATTAATTTGGTTGGTTGGGAATGCCTCAATTGGCCCCTCTCCTCTATCATTAGTGACTGAACCTCGGGGACACAACGTATGGGGCATCGCAACCACACATCCTACTTCGCAAGTATGAGGCAAGAGTCCAAAAAGTAAGAAGGGAGGTGCTACGCGCATATGGAGAAAACTCCGCTCACGGCGCCGCTATCGCTGACAGAAATAGCACCGGAACTCCCGACTTTCACTGACAAATTCAAGGGCGCCAGGAGATGCAATGCAACTCGTGGCCCATTCGCAATCGAATGTTGTGACGCAAACTTTCGATATGCAAAGCTTATCTGGATTAAGAGGGACCCAAACATTTTTGCACACCCCCCAAATTCTTCCACGAAATGGAAAATGGAGGTGCAAGAGGTGAGcggcttgtgtgtgcgtagcactGTTGCTCTTTGTGCTGGACCAATCGCCATCAGCCATGAACATACAAGCTTCCAAGATCCTGCGGGCCCCGCGCTTAGCTTCACGTGA
This window of the Panicum virgatum strain AP13 chromosome 1K, P.virgatum_v5, whole genome shotgun sequence genome carries:
- the LOC120649150 gene encoding pathogenesis-related homeodomain protein-like isoform X2, with product MDVFKEATEQIDSEDALDEDWLSEYSGDEDYDPEENEANSSCMNSGEEIMSDDSNGSGSPLYSPNDDIPEFISAEFNNAEGFCHANLDLGIDSSEDDCAQVLTYQRPRRDVDYRRLNEEMFGKIIENEEPSEDEDWGHDRRKKRKTRARSDGDNSVEGFSNLISDEKIQQKKGRKLFRIPPAAVEVLRKSFAENELPPRDVKENLSKELDISFEKIDKWFKNTRCAALRDRKAEGNSHNIAPSKSSRSKGKAGISGKAERNGHVTSTSNNLGTSEEKAGISGKVDSGDNSCFVPLSEIINVPTRLQRNLEKRKMESTSSPVRQACSPTDQVKESMSPTSKSCLWTDLSHPINNEVIAGWQAASQIDSGACAEEQAAPHMDTGACAEEQAAPHMDTGACAEEQAAPLVDVGASDYQPFLDVIDEMCGLECRLQKLKKNMLSSGAVGCGNGGSDMKNQAVVLVPSAELKEKA